The region CCAGCCGCCGGGGCTCCCCGCCCGGCTCGCGGGCGTCGAGGGCCACCGGGTGGGGCGGCTCCCCCACCCCGGAGCGCAGGGCGTAGACGGTGCCCCCCTCCGGCGCGGGGCAGAGGTCGGAGAAGGAGCCCTCGCCGGTCAGGCGCTCCGCGGGTCCCCCCTCGGCCGGGGCCCTGAAGACCGGCGCCCGGCCGTCGCAGGAGGCGATGAAGAGGACGGAGCGGGAGTCTGAAGACCAGGCGGGGGCCTCCGGCCACAGGTCGAACCCCTCCAGGATCTCCCGGCCCTCGCCCGTCCGCAGGTCGAAGGCCCAGAGGCTCCGGTCGCCCGGTCGCCCGGGCCCCGAGCGCTCCTCACGCACGGCGACGACCCGGCGGCCGTCGGGGCTGCAGCGCGGCGAGCTGTACCAGGCGTCGCCGGCGAGGGTGCGCACCCCGCCGCTCGCGGCGTCCACCGCCACCAGCTCCATGACCCGCCCGGCGACGTCCTCGGGGTCGCTCCAGCGGGTGGCGACCACTGTGGAGCCGTCGGGGGTGATGTCGAAGGAGGAGAGCGCGAGGGACCCCGGGGGGCCGGAGAGGAGCTCGCGGGGCTCCTCTATGCGCCCGCCCTCCCCGGGGAGGGGAGAGATGTACAGGCGCCGCTCGCGCGGCCCGAGGTAGCGGTCCCAGAAGCGGACGGGGTAGCCCTCGAAGAGGCTGGCCTCGACCCCGGCCTCCCTGCGGGCCTTCTCCCACTCCGCGTCCTCCTTCCAGCCCGCCGCCCCGGGCCGGGCGGGAGCGGCGATCACCAGGTCCCCGCTCTCCCGGGCGACGGCGAAGCCCTCGACCCCGCCGGGAGGGGAGGCGAGGGGGTAGGCCTCCCCTCCCGGCGGGAGGAGCCACAGCGCGGGCCTCTCCCCGCCGTCCTCCTCCCCCGCCTCCTCCGGGTCCGGCCGCCGGGAGACGAAGAGCAGCGACCCGTCGGGAGAGAAGGCGGCCGCGCCCTCCCCACGCGCCGAGCGGGTGATGCGGCGGGGCGGCCCCCCGTCCTCCAGCTCGAAGAGCGCCGTCACGAGGTGCCGCCGCTTGCGGTCCGGCCGGGCCACGGCGGCGACGAGCCGCCCCCCGTCGCGGGAGAGGGCGAGCCCGGAGAAGCGGGGGAGGGAGATCAGGGTTTCGGCCGTAAAGCGCGCCTCGTCTCGCATGCCACAGATGTTAGCCCCCCCGGGCGTCCTCCGCAGCCGGCCGCCAGAGGGGGGAGGCCGCCAGGCTCCGGGCCCGCTCGAGGGTGGCCGCGTCGAGCCCCCTCTCGCGCCCGCCGTAGCGCTCGCGCACCTCCGCCTTGAGGGCCCCGGCGACCCCGAGCGCTCCGGACGGGAGGTCCCCGACGCTCCCCGGGCGGAAGGGGCGCCCGAGGGCGGCGTACACCAGCTCCAGCACCGGCACCAGCTCCGCCGTCCGCTCGGCGAGCACCAGCGCCTCCAGCCGGGCCGCCCGGCGGGTCACCCGCTGGGCGAGGCCCGCGTGCTTGACGCCCCGGGCGCCGCCCGAGCGGACCGAGTACGCCCCGGGGCAGAACTCGCCCTCCACCTCCCCGCCCTCCGCCGCGACCCCGAGCCTCCGGAGGGCCGCGACGACCAGCTCCACGCCCTCCGCGTAGCGCTCGTAGAGGCCCTGGCGCAGGTCCCCGACCGGGAGCGTCAGGGAGAAGGAGAGGGAGCCCTCGTTCGCCGCCACCGCGCCGCCGCCGGAGTTGCGGACCAGCACCGGAAAGCCGAGCCGCCGGGCGGCGCGCGCCGCCTCCGCGAAGCCCGCGAGGCGCGTCTCCGGGCGGGTCACGGCCACGTAGCGCGGCGAGCGCCACAGGAGGGCGGTGGGGCCGCGTTCGCCCGCGCCCACCTGCTCCAGCACGGCCTGCTGCAGGCCGAGGCCCATCTCCGGGCCGGCGAGCAGCCCGGCGTCCAGCGTCTCCAAAGGCACACTCCCGTCGCGAAGCT is a window of Rubrobacter xylanophilus DSM 9941 DNA encoding:
- a CDS encoding alpha/beta hydrolase family protein translates to MRDEARFTAETLISLPRFSGLALSRDGGRLVAAVARPDRKRRHLVTALFELEDGGPPRRITRSARGEGAAAFSPDGSLLFVSRRPDPEEAGEEDGGERPALWLLPPGGEAYPLASPPGGVEGFAVARESGDLVIAAPARPGAAGWKEDAEWEKARREAGVEASLFEGYPVRFWDRYLGPRERRLYISPLPGEGGRIEEPRELLSGPPGSLALSSFDITPDGSTVVATRWSDPEDVAGRVMELVAVDAASGGVRTLAGDAWYSSPRCSPDGRRVVAVREERSGPGRPGDRSLWAFDLRTGEGREILEGFDLWPEAPAWSSDSRSVLFIASCDGRAPVFRAPAEGGPAERLTGEGSFSDLCPAPEGGTVYALRSGVGEPPHPVALDAREPGGEPRRLGSFPELERLRLPARVERVEARARDGARVPSWLVLPPGASSERPAPLSVLIHGGPLNSWDGWHWRWNPHVFADDGWAVLLPDPALSTGYGLEHIRRGWGRWGEVVYDDLMRAAEQAAQRPEVDGERAAALGGSFGGYMVNWIAGHTRRFRALVAHASLWDLEGFHGTSDLGTWWEREFGNPYEDPSRYRANSPRPSAPRIKTPVLVVHGEKDFRVPVSEALALWTALKRHGVEAKFLHFPDENHWVVKPNNSLLWYRTVLAFIDHHARGRAWERPELL
- a CDS encoding lipoate--protein ligase family protein; its protein translation is METLDAGLLAGPEMGLGLQQAVLEQVGAGERGPTALLWRSPRYVAVTRPETRLAGFAEAARAARRLGFPVLVRNSGGGAVAANEGSLSFSLTLPVGDLRQGLYERYAEGVELVVAALRRLGVAAEGGEVEGEFCPGAYSVRSGGARGVKHAGLAQRVTRRAARLEALVLAERTAELVPVLELVYAALGRPFRPGSVGDLPSGALGVAGALKAEVRERYGGRERGLDAATLERARSLAASPLWRPAAEDARGG